One genomic region from Bacillus horti encodes:
- a CDS encoding DNA polymerase III subunit gamma/tau — MNKRDMVLPQNGVNPNEVAKEEIVESKETDLSPKEEISPEEASFREKVFFEEDESVRLRDGISYKIPPLGIKAAKELMKKLNSVDTAIIIANMIENEAGDTNYNDLLEVLLMGFKPYYPKMTTDYLEEYIDIVTAKEIIDILIGLNGLKKSL, encoded by the coding sequence ATGAATAAACGTGATATGGTACTACCTCAAAATGGTGTGAATCCTAATGAGGTAGCTAAAGAAGAAATAGTGGAAAGCAAGGAGACAGATCTATCACCTAAAGAAGAGATTAGTCCTGAGGAAGCAAGCTTTCGAGAAAAAGTTTTCTTTGAAGAGGATGAATCTGTCAGATTACGTGATGGAATTTCATATAAAATCCCACCTTTAGGGATTAAAGCAGCAAAAGAATTAATGAAAAAGCTAAATTCAGTTGATACAGCTATTATTATAGCAAATATGATTGAAAATGAAGCTGGAGATACGAATTATAACGACTTATTGGAAGTGTTATTAATGGGCTTTAAGCCCTATTATCCCAAAATGACAACTGACTATCTAGAAGAATATATTGACATCGTTACGGCAAAAGAAATCATTGACATACTTATTGGGTTGAATGGTCTAAAAAAGTCCTTATAG